One Stenotrophomonas maltophilia DNA window includes the following coding sequences:
- a CDS encoding TcfC E-set like domain-containing protein encodes MTPHAPAITRLAVALALALATPLAAARGVPPGFEDLVEGQTEQLDIQLFGRSAGLWPVRVTLEHVQLEDPASVLQALDLPAEAQAALLPALSQPMPRNSHLACRFGGATAGCGYLDPPEDPADARALYDEGEGAVHLFVARQWIPGKPAAERFHTVSANAENAFLHQQVINVSGSRDYQTLSARGTGVLGLFDRGHVSAEWNFNQQRYRSRGSDSAFQFDNVYYRHDLGQTHYLQAGRMDRRNLSSPQGGTFSFSMLPLDRLQGLRVGTTQAYVDADAAVQATPLTVLLARDARVDAYDGTRLLQTSYLQAGINQIDTRNFPFGNYNVTLRIYEDGVLVRSEDAPFDKGGDWTNSQWQWFVQGGRRNERRSDRFDGERVAVAGMRVPLGRDVAMVAGAADLGGFRYGELRVDLRRVYATQELRASFGGMRGNDGSTGQQHQLSYRRTASWNIYQQRMRGKACQFEADARDQLGCTNSLSASMALPLAGGSAYVGYTRRQTWRAGRVLPGAEGDPLAGLDPLLPPPPPWQPRREPQLSRTWQASFSRSHRWQDFSVSTRVGVWQQRASDSLRGSDQRDRGIYFNLSLTRLLRGTAGSGQRRYSVDVRQPQHERPDINYSVGHSLRQEVDAQYRELSAELRANNSDRYSATLSGQLQNSLGQSGATLAHYQQRGRSETAYSGMHSSGFALGKRGFYWSGSNGADAGLAVQVADTDDFDLRGVAAELQVGGLRRQRLQIGERRLLPLSSYQSHRAEVQDASTLDSIAAIRVTGVGGARPMFLSPGRLMRMPVPIEVTYTFIGNAKDLAGAPLGGARILNAPVPGTSANGGFVADFPRRETTLYLLQDDRLLHCPLQVRERRQVVLLVGAVHCQPLAVAQLPAEIRQQARVTRLLQERALIAATPQTAAAGGTP; translated from the coding sequence ATGACCCCACACGCCCCCGCCATCACCCGGCTGGCGGTCGCGCTCGCCCTGGCGCTGGCAACGCCGCTGGCGGCGGCGCGCGGCGTCCCGCCCGGCTTCGAGGATCTGGTCGAAGGCCAGACCGAACAACTCGACATCCAGCTGTTCGGCCGCTCGGCCGGGCTGTGGCCGGTGCGTGTGACCCTGGAGCACGTACAACTGGAAGATCCAGCAAGCGTGCTGCAGGCGCTCGACCTGCCCGCCGAGGCGCAGGCCGCTCTGCTGCCCGCGTTGTCACAGCCCATGCCGCGCAACAGCCATCTGGCCTGCCGCTTCGGTGGCGCCACCGCCGGCTGCGGCTATCTCGATCCACCGGAGGACCCCGCCGACGCGCGCGCGCTGTACGACGAAGGCGAGGGCGCGGTGCACCTGTTCGTCGCCCGCCAGTGGATTCCGGGCAAGCCGGCTGCCGAGCGCTTCCACACCGTCAGTGCCAACGCCGAAAACGCGTTCCTGCACCAGCAGGTGATCAATGTGAGTGGCAGCCGCGACTACCAGACGCTGTCCGCGCGAGGCACCGGCGTACTGGGCCTGTTCGATCGCGGGCATGTCTCCGCCGAATGGAACTTCAACCAGCAGCGCTACCGCAGCCGCGGCAGTGACAGCGCGTTCCAGTTCGACAACGTCTACTACCGCCATGACCTGGGGCAGACGCACTACCTGCAGGCCGGGCGCATGGACCGCCGCAACCTGTCCAGCCCGCAGGGCGGCACTTTCAGTTTCAGCATGCTGCCGCTGGACCGCCTGCAGGGCCTGCGCGTGGGTACTACCCAGGCCTACGTGGATGCCGATGCCGCCGTGCAGGCCACGCCGCTGACCGTGCTGCTGGCGCGCGATGCACGCGTGGATGCCTACGACGGCACGCGGCTGCTGCAGACCTCCTACCTGCAGGCCGGCATCAACCAGATCGACACCCGCAACTTCCCGTTCGGCAACTACAACGTCACCCTGCGCATCTACGAAGACGGCGTGCTGGTGCGCAGCGAAGACGCGCCGTTCGACAAGGGCGGCGACTGGACCAACAGCCAGTGGCAGTGGTTCGTGCAGGGCGGCAGGCGCAACGAGCGTCGCAGTGACCGCTTCGATGGCGAACGCGTGGCGGTGGCCGGCATGCGCGTGCCGCTGGGCCGCGACGTGGCGATGGTGGCCGGCGCCGCCGACCTCGGCGGCTTCCGCTACGGCGAGCTGCGCGTGGACCTGCGCCGCGTGTACGCCACCCAGGAACTGCGCGCCAGCTTCGGCGGTATGCGCGGCAACGATGGCAGCACCGGCCAGCAGCACCAGCTGTCGTACCGTCGCACCGCATCCTGGAACATCTACCAGCAGCGCATGCGCGGCAAGGCCTGCCAGTTCGAGGCCGACGCGCGCGACCAGCTGGGCTGCACCAATTCGCTCAGCGCCTCGATGGCGCTGCCGCTGGCCGGTGGCAGCGCCTATGTGGGCTACACGCGGCGCCAGACCTGGCGCGCGGGGCGTGTCCTGCCGGGTGCGGAGGGCGACCCTCTGGCTGGGCTGGACCCGCTGCTGCCACCGCCACCGCCGTGGCAACCGCGCCGCGAGCCGCAGCTCAGCCGCACCTGGCAGGCCAGCTTCAGCCGCAGCCATCGCTGGCAGGATTTCAGCGTCTCCACCCGCGTGGGTGTGTGGCAGCAGCGTGCCAGCGACAGCCTGCGCGGCAGTGACCAGCGCGACCGCGGCATCTACTTCAACCTGAGCCTGACCCGCCTGCTGCGCGGCACCGCCGGCAGCGGCCAGCGGCGTTACAGCGTTGACGTGCGCCAACCGCAGCACGAGCGTCCGGACATCAACTACAGCGTCGGCCACAGCCTGCGCCAGGAAGTGGACGCACAGTACCGCGAGCTGTCAGCCGAACTGCGCGCCAACAACAGCGACCGCTACAGCGCCACGCTCAGCGGCCAGCTGCAGAACAGCCTGGGCCAGAGCGGCGCCACGCTGGCGCACTACCAGCAGCGCGGCCGCAGTGAGACCGCCTACAGCGGCATGCACAGCTCCGGCTTCGCACTGGGCAAGCGCGGCTTCTACTGGAGCGGCAGCAACGGCGCCGACGCCGGCCTGGCGGTGCAGGTGGCCGACACCGACGACTTCGATCTGCGTGGTGTGGCGGCAGAACTGCAGGTGGGCGGCCTGCGCAGGCAACGCCTGCAGATTGGCGAGCGCAGGTTGCTGCCGCTGTCGTCGTACCAGTCGCACCGCGCCGAAGTACAGGACGCCAGCACACTGGACAGCATCGCCGCCATCCGCGTGACCGGCGTGGGTGGCGCACGGCCGATGTTTCTCAGCCCCGGGCGGCTGATGCGCATGCCGGTGCCGATCGAGGTGACCTACACCTTCATCGGCAATGCCAAGGATCTTGCCGGAGCGCCGCTGGGCGGTGCCCGCATCCTCAACGCGCCGGTGCCCGGCACCAGCGCCAACGGCGGCTTCGTCGCGGACTTCCCGCGTCGCGAGACAACGCTGTACCTGCTGCAGGACGACCGCCTGCTGCACTGCCCGCTGCAGGTGCGCGAGCGCCGCCAGGTGGTGCTGCTGGTGGGCGCCGTGCATTGCCAGCCGCTGGCCGTGGCCCAGCTGCCGGCAGAGATCCGCCAGCAGGCCCGGGTGACCCGCCTGCTGCAGGAACGCGCATTGATTGCCGCCACGCCCCAGACCGCTGCTGCAGGAGGAACGCCATGA
- a CDS encoding pilus assembly protein — MKKLLFCLLPLSALLASPAQANLSIHPMRAAVDAKHGTKIRVYSQSTQPQYVQARLLRIANPAQVGEEEIEVEAADAAIAITPGKFALSGGGNRLIRVIPLRTVEKEAAYRIYFEGVKGPDGTVLEGDEQAAQANVGVSLVWGALVNVVPAKGSVDLQLQGNTLRNTGTLRVGITGAAECNAGGVCTPRELSKSLYPDAALTLPFQLQPGNTLQLQYRLSNDSYRDHVTTLAPSA, encoded by the coding sequence ATGAAGAAGCTGCTGTTCTGCCTGTTGCCGTTGAGCGCACTGCTGGCCTCGCCGGCACAGGCCAATCTGTCCATTCATCCGATGCGCGCAGCGGTGGATGCCAAGCACGGCACGAAGATCCGCGTGTACTCGCAATCCACTCAGCCGCAGTACGTGCAGGCACGTCTGCTGCGCATCGCCAACCCGGCACAGGTGGGCGAGGAAGAGATTGAAGTGGAAGCGGCCGATGCGGCGATTGCCATCACGCCCGGCAAGTTCGCACTCAGTGGTGGTGGCAATCGCCTGATCCGGGTGATCCCGCTGCGGACCGTCGAGAAGGAGGCGGCCTACCGTATCTACTTCGAGGGGGTGAAAGGTCCCGATGGCACGGTCCTGGAAGGCGATGAACAGGCGGCGCAGGCCAACGTCGGCGTCAGTCTGGTCTGGGGCGCGCTGGTGAACGTAGTGCCCGCCAAGGGCAGCGTGGATCTACAACTGCAGGGCAACACCCTGCGCAACACCGGCACGTTGCGTGTAGGCATTACCGGTGCTGCCGAGTGCAATGCCGGTGGCGTATGCACGCCGCGTGAGCTGTCAAAAAGCCTCTATCCAGACGCCGCGCTGACCCTGCCATTCCAGCTCCAGCCCGGCAACACCCTGCAGTTGCAGTACCGCCTGTCGAACGACAGCTATCGCGATCACGTAACGACCCTGGCGCCGAGCGCCTGA
- a CDS encoding CfaE/CblD family pilus tip adhesin has protein sequence MNRRMLLVLMLVCALVVLAPRAWAQWPPETHPADQSRDIVMTWDRSAVPGDVELWAPRTVLGFSHDLALKYGQIHVVCGSASDPEFGRCPTEGTPAISTGTTEIALRLVELRTGLHAEIRALGSLQRAMSGYRCGFDYWDGEQRKLNATYWYRCGADEPIGTGAAITVPASELARLVAGHWKATMRLNIKADPAAAPVATATFNFDFTVTDYDAITIYFPGFDGVAPLVNMDLRYDPIRKVVAGRKEVDMCLYDGVGSQSEFLGVTVRDSGPRPPPGRDFAVWHQDGGSDDTQRLDYQVGLNYGGNLLAMKHGEEQLLRGIDSAQLRMVLLPGISQPVYCVPTPLTLETPPTPIASKRPGLYDGELTVELRVPTAKP, from the coding sequence ATGAACCGGCGTATGTTGTTGGTGTTGATGCTGGTGTGTGCGCTGGTGGTGCTGGCGCCGAGGGCGTGGGCGCAGTGGCCGCCGGAAACGCATCCGGCGGATCAGAGCCGGGACATCGTGATGACCTGGGATCGCTCGGCGGTGCCGGGTGATGTGGAGCTGTGGGCACCGCGGACGGTGCTGGGGTTTAGCCACGACCTGGCGCTGAAGTATGGGCAGATCCATGTGGTTTGTGGGTCTGCTTCTGATCCTGAGTTTGGACGGTGTCCGACGGAAGGAACTCCGGCGATATCTACAGGAACAACTGAGATCGCATTGCGCCTTGTAGAGCTGCGGACGGGGCTGCATGCGGAGATTCGGGCATTGGGAAGCCTGCAGCGGGCTATGTCGGGCTATCGCTGTGGTTTCGATTACTGGGACGGTGAGCAGCGCAAGCTGAACGCAACCTACTGGTACCGATGTGGAGCGGATGAACCGATCGGTACAGGTGCGGCTATAACGGTTCCGGCGTCTGAGCTTGCGAGGCTCGTCGCCGGCCACTGGAAGGCAACGATGCGCCTGAACATCAAGGCCGACCCAGCCGCCGCACCGGTTGCAACAGCCACCTTCAACTTCGACTTCACCGTCACCGACTACGACGCCATCACGATCTATTTCCCGGGCTTCGACGGTGTCGCGCCCCTGGTCAACATGGATCTGCGCTACGACCCCATCCGCAAGGTCGTCGCCGGGCGCAAGGAAGTGGATATGTGCCTGTACGACGGCGTGGGTTCGCAGAGCGAATTTCTCGGCGTCACCGTGCGCGACAGCGGGCCGCGCCCACCGCCAGGGCGGGACTTCGCGGTCTGGCATCAGGACGGCGGCAGCGACGATACCCAGCGCCTCGACTACCAGGTCGGCCTGAACTACGGCGGCAATCTGCTGGCCATGAAGCACGGTGAGGAACAGCTGCTGCGCGGCATCGACAGCGCGCAGCTGCGCATGGTGCTGCTGCCCGGCATCAGCCAACCCGTGTACTGCGTGCCCACGCCACTGACGCTGGAAACACCGCCCACGCCCATCGCCAGCAAGCGTCCTGGTCTCTACGACGGCGAGCTGACGGTAGAGCTGCGCGTGCCGACCGCCAAACCCTGA
- a CDS encoding NirD/YgiW/YdeI family stress tolerance protein, translating into MNRLLAIALIATPLTLLSPQGFAQYTGPGAGTAASTVADARAQRDDHPVVLRGTLVAKLGHERYQFRDASGQIEVEIDDDDLPPQAIGADTVVELHGKVDTHRFKPTDIDVDRVTVVPAG; encoded by the coding sequence ATGAACCGACTGCTTGCCATTGCCCTCATCGCCACGCCGCTCACCCTGCTGAGCCCGCAGGGGTTCGCGCAGTACACCGGCCCGGGTGCCGGAACCGCTGCCAGCACCGTGGCCGATGCGCGCGCCCAGCGCGATGACCACCCGGTGGTGCTGCGTGGCACCCTGGTCGCCAAGCTTGGCCACGAGCGTTACCAGTTCCGCGACGCCAGTGGCCAGATCGAAGTGGAGATCGATGACGACGACCTGCCGCCGCAGGCCATTGGTGCGGACACCGTGGTGGAACTGCATGGCAAGGTCGACACGCATCGGTTCAAGCCGACCGACATCGATGTTGATCGCGTGACCGTGGTGCCCGCCGGTTGA
- a CDS encoding ESPR-type extended signal peptide-containing protein, giving the protein MNRIYRRIWSVAKQCWVVGSELAKAVCRSSSQRRKSAQRVALFVAFQSLAVVAHASAVTNPDCGAEEEEREGCLYTAATAPGVRAFSLLSSTLPLITGAGTIATGQSTTGFGHGIRINGNNSSAFGNSVETYGVDNVAIGYQSKALGGHSVGLGAKSRASGFGSTSLGNGSSATRTNAMALGSGALAQNQNSVALGANAVTHEDNVVSVGSSSEKRRIVNVQDARLDAGSTDAVTGKQLYEERWKTESMIYEMSGAGSIRLGSGNTGTILDVRNGAGVVRRVSGVADGTLGTNSTDAVTGKQLHSTNTKLGVVEKTADAAKVDVAAVRSIAQAAVNRIDAATLALGKGASAENGSYGISTALGNNAKAYNGRSVALGDDARAGVDADGNKVANQNAGVSVGAGTRSANGAVATGFRANASGNFSIAIGGDAKAQAEHGTAVGYLSKASASQATALGRGSEATAQYASALGNLAKATKTGSVALGDRAQASHENAVALGAGAVTASANSVSVGSASRKRKIQYIADGVVGAGSTDAITGNQLHATNQAVTKAQTAADGATTTANAAKVESGKALAETVVLGGLVNQTAANGSVRLGQKNSGTQLDVRNSANANRRIMGVADGAISATSNEAVTGKQLHETNANVTAAQTTASAAKVSADKALAEAGVLSGLVGQVAVNGNVRVGEKNSGTVLDVRNSANAHRKLTGVADGAVSASSYEAVNGRQLNATNDKMATVEGIARAAGTEAAVAKRDAATALGEAAVLGGLVAQVSATGNVRLGEKNSGTTLDVRNSANANRKISGVADGVLSASSAEAVSGRQLYSTNSRVSDLEGVAQFVSIGSAPISERAQAGMAGVAVGNSAKTGLEGGTAVGTLAEAMGRNSTAIGRGATVSVGSENGFAMGAGAEVGGAAGGASGGVAIGAGARVESGAHGSLALGSSSQANEEGVASFGNAGMQRRLVNIARGTADHNATTVSQLKDSLATLGGGAGMDANGNIIAPTYTMQGGTQSTVEDALMALDGAVITAGRRADKVEGQLSSIFQDSPSARADGMSQIALNGVNGMVLTNLADGRVAPGSRDAVTGNQLYAAEQKISQNRNDLDAMRKEREMGQQAMRGLDASVIDYGGARLTGVADGSLSADSRDVVTGRQLFAVTDRVSEIEYQGRFLKINTDQLSKDAFAGFLGVAIGDSARTQGEGGTAIGSFASSLGVNSVAIGRGSSVSANALNGFAVGAGAHVASTNGVSIGASSRVHAGADGSLALGVGSEATEAGTASFGSAGTERRLVNIANGTANHNAATVGQLRGALSSLGGEVDANGNIVGPRFNVQGQAQSTLNGALEALDGAVVTNTSRVDKVETQLRSVFQDTPSVRADGVNQLTLAGANGMVISNVANGLIAAGSRDAVNGGQLHSMQQQLNGRMDGLEQRIDDAPLPRALATSSVPKPQAEETPVVPEGKDSQQVASVGEGDKPTPQPKANKDDSPKPQVDTAELEKMLARANEYTDGAISNFERRLDKMDKRFNRMAAMSSAQTAMAMNTAGLATYNRLGAGVGYSEGESAMAVGYQRVLNEKGSATFSLNGAFTNSGERSMGVGVGIGW; this is encoded by the coding sequence ATGAATCGAATCTATCGACGTATCTGGAGTGTGGCCAAGCAGTGCTGGGTGGTGGGCAGTGAACTTGCCAAGGCGGTGTGCAGGTCATCGTCGCAGCGTCGCAAGAGCGCCCAGCGCGTGGCTTTGTTTGTAGCCTTCCAGTCGCTCGCGGTGGTCGCTCACGCCTCTGCGGTGACGAACCCTGACTGCGGAGCGGAAGAGGAGGAGCGGGAGGGGTGCCTCTATACGGCGGCGACGGCTCCGGGCGTCCGCGCATTCTCGCTGCTGAGTTCGACGTTACCCTTGATTACGGGTGCTGGGACAATAGCGACCGGGCAGAGTACCACCGGGTTCGGGCATGGGATTCGCATCAACGGAAACAACAGCTCCGCGTTTGGCAACTCGGTAGAGACCTACGGCGTCGACAACGTCGCCATAGGCTATCAGTCGAAGGCGTTGGGCGGACACAGTGTGGGCTTGGGAGCGAAATCCAGAGCATCTGGATTCGGGTCAACGTCGCTAGGCAATGGTTCCAGCGCAACGCGCACGAATGCGATGGCGTTGGGTAGTGGCGCGCTTGCACAGAACCAGAACTCGGTGGCGCTGGGAGCCAACGCAGTCACCCACGAAGACAATGTCGTCTCTGTGGGCAGCTCCAGCGAAAAGCGTCGCATCGTCAATGTCCAGGACGCACGTTTGGATGCTGGTAGCACAGATGCGGTCACGGGAAAGCAGCTGTATGAAGAGCGTTGGAAAACCGAATCCATGATTTACGAGATGTCTGGGGCCGGAAGCATCAGGCTTGGCTCGGGTAATACCGGGACAATACTTGATGTGCGCAACGGAGCGGGGGTAGTTCGCAGGGTCAGCGGCGTGGCGGATGGTACCCTGGGCACAAACAGCACCGACGCGGTCACCGGCAAGCAGCTTCATTCCACCAATACCAAGCTGGGAGTCGTCGAGAAGACCGCGGATGCTGCGAAAGTGGACGTGGCAGCGGTACGGAGCATTGCGCAGGCAGCCGTGAATCGGATCGACGCTGCGACTCTGGCCTTGGGCAAGGGAGCTAGCGCAGAGAACGGCAGCTACGGCATCAGCACCGCACTCGGCAACAACGCCAAAGCGTACAACGGCCGCAGCGTAGCGCTGGGCGATGACGCACGCGCTGGTGTAGATGCGGATGGTAACAAGGTGGCGAACCAGAATGCAGGTGTCTCGGTCGGCGCCGGAACCCGTAGCGCCAACGGTGCCGTAGCAACCGGCTTCCGCGCAAACGCAAGCGGGAACTTCTCGATTGCCATAGGCGGCGACGCCAAGGCTCAGGCTGAGCACGGTACGGCAGTTGGCTATCTGAGCAAGGCCAGCGCCAGCCAGGCAACGGCACTGGGTCGCGGTAGCGAAGCGACGGCGCAGTACGCCAGCGCACTGGGCAACCTGGCCAAGGCTACGAAAACAGGCTCCGTGGCACTGGGTGACCGTGCTCAGGCTTCACATGAGAATGCCGTTGCGCTGGGTGCAGGTGCAGTGACCGCTTCGGCCAATTCGGTATCGGTGGGCAGCGCCAGCAGGAAGCGGAAGATCCAGTACATCGCCGATGGTGTGGTGGGCGCCGGCAGCACCGATGCCATCACTGGCAACCAGCTTCATGCCACCAACCAGGCCGTGACCAAGGCCCAGACAGCAGCTGACGGCGCGACGACCACCGCCAATGCCGCAAAGGTGGAATCGGGCAAGGCACTGGCCGAGACGGTGGTGCTGGGTGGCCTGGTGAACCAGACCGCTGCCAATGGCAGTGTTCGTCTGGGCCAGAAGAACAGTGGCACGCAGCTGGATGTGCGCAACAGCGCCAATGCGAACCGCAGGATCATGGGCGTCGCCGATGGGGCCATCAGCGCGACCAGCAACGAGGCCGTGACCGGTAAGCAGCTCCATGAAACCAACGCGAACGTGACTGCGGCACAGACGACAGCCAGCGCAGCGAAGGTCAGTGCGGACAAGGCGTTGGCTGAAGCCGGAGTGCTAAGTGGTCTTGTCGGTCAAGTCGCTGTCAATGGCAACGTGCGTGTTGGCGAGAAGAACAGCGGCACCGTGTTGGATGTACGTAACAGCGCGAATGCGCATCGGAAGCTGACCGGCGTAGCCGATGGAGCGGTCAGCGCCAGCAGCTATGAGGCCGTCAACGGCAGGCAGCTCAACGCGACCAATGACAAGATGGCGACGGTGGAGGGCATTGCCAGGGCTGCGGGCACGGAGGCTGCCGTGGCAAAGAGGGATGCAGCCACGGCGCTGGGCGAGGCTGCAGTGCTGGGCGGGCTGGTGGCGCAGGTATCCGCGACTGGCAATGTGCGCCTGGGTGAGAAGAACAGTGGTACGACGTTGGATGTGCGTAACAGTGCCAATGCCAATCGGAAGATCAGTGGTGTGGCGGATGGGGTCTTGAGCGCCAGCAGTGCCGAAGCTGTGTCTGGTAGGCAGCTGTATTCAACCAATTCACGGGTCTCAGATCTTGAGGGTGTCGCGCAGTTTGTGAGTATCGGGTCAGCTCCCATCAGTGAACGCGCACAAGCGGGTATGGCAGGCGTTGCGGTCGGAAATTCAGCAAAGACGGGCCTGGAGGGAGGAACCGCGGTGGGTACTCTTGCAGAAGCGATGGGCAGGAACTCCACTGCGATTGGTCGAGGGGCAACTGTGTCCGTTGGCTCCGAGAATGGATTTGCAATGGGAGCCGGCGCAGAAGTTGGCGGAGCCGCTGGCGGCGCGAGTGGTGGCGTCGCGATCGGTGCTGGCGCAAGAGTTGAAAGCGGGGCTCACGGCTCGCTGGCACTTGGAAGTAGCTCTCAGGCGAATGAAGAAGGTGTTGCGTCATTTGGGAATGCAGGCATGCAGCGCCGGCTTGTAAACATTGCCCGAGGCACCGCCGATCACAATGCCACCACCGTCTCCCAGCTCAAGGATTCCCTCGCCACCCTCGGCGGCGGCGCAGGCATGGATGCCAATGGCAACATCATCGCCCCGACCTACACGATGCAGGGCGGAACGCAGAGCACCGTCGAGGATGCGCTGATGGCACTCGATGGCGCCGTCATCACCGCCGGCCGTCGCGCGGACAAGGTGGAAGGTCAGCTGAGCTCGATCTTCCAGGATTCACCTTCGGCCCGTGCCGACGGCATGAGCCAGATCGCGCTGAATGGCGTGAACGGCATGGTGCTGACCAATCTTGCCGATGGCCGAGTGGCCCCAGGAAGCCGTGATGCCGTAACGGGCAACCAGCTGTACGCCGCAGAGCAGAAGATCTCGCAGAATCGGAATGATCTGGACGCGATGCGCAAGGAGCGGGAGATGGGGCAGCAGGCAATGCGTGGGTTGGATGCGAGCGTCATCGACTACGGTGGTGCGCGTTTGACTGGTGTGGCCGATGGCTCCCTCTCTGCCGATAGTCGAGACGTAGTTACTGGGCGCCAGTTGTTTGCGGTGACTGATCGCGTATCCGAGATTGAGTATCAGGGGCGCTTCCTCAAAATCAATACGGATCAGCTCAGCAAGGATGCCTTCGCAGGTTTCTTGGGTGTTGCAATTGGTGACTCGGCTCGCACGCAGGGCGAGGGAGGGACGGCTATCGGTTCGTTCGCCTCTTCGTTGGGCGTAAATTCTGTCGCTATAGGTCGTGGATCTTCCGTGTCAGCGAACGCTTTGAATGGCTTCGCGGTGGGGGCTGGTGCACATGTCGCGTCGACGAACGGAGTTTCAATTGGAGCAAGTTCAAGAGTCCATGCGGGCGCAGACGGATCATTGGCGCTGGGCGTGGGGTCTGAAGCTACTGAGGCAGGAACTGCATCCTTTGGGAGTGCAGGAACTGAACGCCGTCTCGTAAACATCGCCAACGGCACAGCCAACCACAACGCCGCCACCGTCGGCCAGCTGCGCGGTGCGCTCTCCTCCCTTGGCGGCGAGGTGGATGCCAACGGCAACATCGTCGGCCCGCGCTTCAACGTCCAGGGCCAGGCGCAGTCCACCTTGAATGGCGCACTTGAAGCGCTGGATGGCGCGGTCGTCACCAACACCTCGCGTGTGGACAAGGTCGAAACCCAGCTCCGCTCCGTGTTCCAGGACACTCCCTCGGTCCGCGCCGACGGTGTCAACCAGCTCACCCTCGCCGGTGCCAACGGCATGGTCATCTCCAACGTGGCCAACGGCCTGATCGCGGCCGGCAGCCGCGATGCGGTCAACGGCGGCCAGCTGCATTCGATGCAGCAGCAGCTCAACGGCCGCATGGATGGGCTGGAACAGCGCATCGACGATGCCCCGCTACCGCGTGCGCTGGCGACGTCCTCGGTGCCGAAGCCGCAGGCCGAAGAGACCCCCGTAGTGCCGGAAGGCAAGGACTCCCAGCAGGTCGCCTCGGTAGGCGAGGGTGACAAGCCCACGCCGCAGCCGAAGGCCAACAAGGACGACTCGCCGAAGCCGCAGGTCGACACCGCTGAGCTGGAGAAGATGCTGGCCCGCGCCAACGAGTACACCGATGGTGCGATCAGCAACTTCGAGCGCCGCCTGGACAAGATGGACAAGCGCTTCAACCGCATGGCGGCGATGAGCAGTGCGCAGACGGCGATGGCGATGAACACCGCCGGCCTGGCCACCTACAACCGCCTTGGTGCGGGCGTGGGTTACAGCGAGGGTGAGTCGGCGATGGCGGTGGGCTACCAGCGCGTGCTCAACGAGAAGGGCTCAGCCACCTTCAGCCTCAATGGGGCGTTCACCAACAGTGGTGAGCGCAGCATGGGCGTCGGTGTGGGCATCGGCTGGTAA
- a CDS encoding CS1 type fimbrial major subunit — MHAILKKAALAAALATASLSAHAVETKISVYADVDPTLALLRDDGSALPDAVTLTHDPLRGLIPDTQHVRIHSNDDTADIEAKIGGAFVLANGDGKITVPMTVSLNNRALGLTAVEFKAADLFTGAGSTPGASISMPLVIAQTAPAPLTSQGRYTGVVNIVLNQKATTP, encoded by the coding sequence ATGCACGCCATTCTCAAGAAGGCCGCGCTCGCTGCAGCGCTGGCCACGGCTTCGCTGTCCGCGCACGCCGTGGAAACCAAGATCTCCGTCTATGCCGACGTCGACCCGACCCTGGCCCTGCTGCGTGATGACGGCAGCGCATTGCCGGACGCCGTCACCCTGACCCACGATCCGCTGCGTGGCCTGATTCCGGACACCCAGCACGTGCGCATCCACTCCAACGACGACACCGCTGATATCGAAGCCAAGATCGGTGGTGCATTCGTGCTGGCCAACGGTGACGGCAAGATCACCGTGCCGATGACGGTCAGCCTCAACAACCGTGCACTGGGCCTCACTGCTGTCGAATTCAAGGCAGCCGATCTGTTCACCGGTGCCGGCTCCACCCCGGGCGCGTCGATCTCGATGCCGCTGGTCATCGCCCAGACCGCTCCGGCACCGCTGACCAGCCAGGGTCGCTACACCGGCGTCGTCAATATCGTGCTGAACCAGAAGGCCACCACGCCGTAA